A genome region from Bacillaceae bacterium IKA-2 includes the following:
- a CDS encoding UDP-glucose/GDP-mannose dehydrogenase family protein — protein MKVSVIGTGYVGLTTGTVLAEFGHEVYCIDKDKHKLELLNQGEIPIYEPGLKEMVSRNKQLGRLHFTDDIDDAITRCEVIFITVGTPPQKDGSPNLTFIKEVIAILADKITSHKTIVIKSTVPPGTNEWVAQTLSEKGIDQKLFDVVSNPEFLREGSAVTDMLNPDKIVIGVKRPEPIKTMQKLYQKVNAPYIITSLTGAEMIKYSSNAFLATKISFINEIARICDAYNVDIKDVTLGLGTDPRIGPLFLNSGLGFGGSCFPKDLQALQHAALQKNIVPEILIAVQKVNDTQVNFYFEKLVRELTSIRNRKITVWGLTFKPETDDTRFSRALSLIDKLVNAGANVHAYDPVVYIDTPPPFCHKKIYDSIQDSDALIIATEWNEFKTVDWDKVSKLMKGNVIIDGRNCINRQTLKNHNFKYIGVARP, from the coding sequence ATGAAAGTATCTGTTATTGGTACCGGTTATGTTGGTTTGACAACTGGAACTGTATTAGCTGAATTTGGTCACGAAGTTTATTGTATCGATAAAGATAAACATAAACTTGAGCTATTAAATCAAGGTGAAATACCGATTTATGAGCCTGGATTAAAAGAAATGGTAAGTCGAAATAAACAATTGGGAAGACTTCATTTTACTGATGATATTGATGATGCCATAACAAGATGTGAAGTTATTTTCATTACTGTGGGAACTCCACCACAAAAGGACGGTAGCCCAAATTTAACTTTTATAAAAGAAGTAATTGCTATCTTAGCTGATAAGATAACATCACACAAAACGATCGTTATTAAAAGTACGGTTCCACCTGGAACAAACGAATGGGTCGCACAAACTTTATCTGAAAAGGGAATTGATCAAAAGTTATTTGATGTCGTATCAAATCCTGAATTTTTGCGAGAAGGATCTGCAGTTACGGATATGTTAAATCCAGATAAAATAGTTATTGGTGTAAAAAGACCTGAGCCAATAAAAACAATGCAAAAACTTTATCAAAAGGTGAATGCTCCTTATATCATCACTTCATTAACAGGAGCAGAAATGATCAAATATTCTTCAAATGCTTTTTTAGCTACAAAAATATCATTCATAAATGAAATTGCCCGAATTTGTGATGCATACAACGTTGACATTAAAGACGTTACTTTAGGACTAGGTACAGACCCTAGAATTGGACCGCTTTTTTTAAATTCTGGTTTAGGTTTTGGTGGCTCTTGTTTTCCAAAGGATCTTCAGGCGCTTCAACATGCCGCCTTACAAAAGAATATTGTTCCTGAAATTCTGATTGCTGTACAGAAAGTAAATGATACTCAGGTTAACTTTTACTTTGAAAAATTAGTACGTGAATTAACTAGTATTCGAAATAGAAAAATTACTGTTTGGGGATTAACATTTAAACCTGAAACAGATGATACAAGATTTTCGAGAGCCCTGAGTTTAATTGATAAATTAGTGAATGCCGGAGCAAATGTCCATGCTTATGACCCGGTTGTTTATATCGATACGCCACCACCTTTTTGTCACAAAAAAATTTATGACTCCATTCAAGATTCAGATGCACTAATCATTGCCACAGAATGGAATGAATTTAAAACGGTTGACTGGGATAAGGTGAGTAAATTAATGAAGGGAAATGTTATTATCGATGGCAGAAATTGCATTAATCGACAAACTTTGAAAAATCATAATTTTAAGTATATTGGGGTGGCACGACCATGA